CGAGACGGTGTATTTCCCGACCAACCTGATCGACAACCTCTTTCTCAGCAACGGCATGAGCGCCGGCAACACGCTGGCCGAGGCGCAGGTGCAGTGCCTGTCGGAAATCTTCGAGCGGGCCGTCAAACGCGAAATCCTCGAAGGCGAAATCGCGCTGCCCGATGTGCCGGCCGAGGTGCTGGCGAAATACCCCGGCATCGTCGCCGGCATTGCCGAACTGGAAAACCAGGGCTTCCCGGTGCTGGTCAAGGATGCGTCGCTGGGCGGCGAATTCCCGGTGATGTGCGTGACCCTGATGAACCCGCGCACCGGTGGCGTCTTCGCCTCCTTCGGCGCGCATCCGAGCCTGGAAGTGGCGCTCGAACGCAGCCTGACCGAACTGCTGCAGGGGCGCAGCTTCGAAGGCCTAAACGACCTGCCGCGCCCGACTTTCGAGAGCAATGCAGTCACCGAGCCGAACAATTTCGTCGAGCACTTCATCGATTCGAGCGGCGTGGTGTCCTGGCGCTTCTTCAGCGCCAAGGCGGATTACGAATTCGTCGAGTGGGATTTCTCGGGTGAGGGTGAAAATTCCAACGCCGACGAGGCCGCGACGCTGTTCGGCATCCTCGAAGACCTGGGCAAGGAAGTGTACATGGCGGTTTACGACCAGCTCGGCGCCACCGCCTGCCGCATCCTGGTGCCGGGTTATTCGGAAATCTACCCGGTCGACGACCTGATCTGGGACAACACCAACAAGGCGCTGGCCTTCCGCGCCGACATCCTGAACCTGCACCGCCTCGACGATGCTGCGCTGGAAGCCTTGCTGGAGCGTCTGGAAGAGAGCGAACTCGACGACTACACCGACATCATTACGCTGATCGGCGTCGAATTCGACGAGAACACGGACTGGGGCCAGCTGACGATTCTGGAATTGAAGCTGCTGATCAATCTTGCCTTGCAGGACTTCGCAGCCGCCAAGGAACAGGTCGAGGCCTACCTGCAGTACAACGAAAACACCGTCGAGCGCGGCCTGTTCTACCAGGCGCTCAACGTGGTGCTGGAAGTGCTGCTCGACGACGAACTGGAACTGGACGATTACGTGGTGAATTTCCGCCGCATGTTCGGCAACCCGCGCATGGATGCGGTGCTCGGCTCGGTGGACGGCAGCGTGCGTTTCCATGGCCTGACGCCGACCAGCCTGCAACTCGAAGGCCTGGACCGCCACCAGCGCCTGATCGACAGCTACAGGAAACTGCACACGGCGCGGGGCAGGGCGGCCTGATCAAAAAAAAGCCCCCGAAAAATCGGGGGCTGGACTGCAGTTGATATGCCTTGGCCGGACTCAGGCGAGGTCGAAGCGGTCGGCGTTCATGACCTTGGTCCAGGCGGCGACGAAGTCCTGCACGAACTTCTCCCGGTTGTCGTCCTGGGCGTAGACCTCGGCGTAGGCGCGCAGCACCGAGTTGGAGCCGAATACCAGGTCGGCGCGGGTCGCCGTCCAGCGCGTCGCGCCGCTCTTGCGATCGACGATGGCGTAGCTGTTGCGGCCGGTCGGCTTCCAGGTGTAGGCCATGTCGGTCAGATTGACGAAGAAGTCGTTGCTGAGCACGCCGACGCGGTCGGTGAAGACGCCGTGGGCGCTGCCGCCGTGGTTGGTGCCGAGCACGCGCAGGCCGCCGATCAGCACGGTCATCTCATGGGCGTTCAAGCCCATCAATTGCGCCCGGTCGAGCAGCATTTCCTCGGCGCTGACCACGTAGTCCTTCTTTTGCCAGTTGCGGAAGCCATCGGCCAGCGGTTCGAGCACGGCGAAGGATTCGACGTCGGTCATCTCCGGCGTCGCATCGCCACGGCCGGCGGCGAAGGGCACATCGACCGCGTAGCCGGCAGCCCTGGCAGCCTGTTCGATACCGACATTGCCGGCGAGCACGATCACGTCAGCGACGCTGGCGCCGGTTTTGGCCGAAATTTGCTCGTAGACCGCCAGGACCTTGGCCAGACGCGCCGGCTCGTTGCCTTCCCAGTCCTTTTGCGGGGCGAGGCGGATGCGCGCACCGTTGGCGCCGCCGCGCTTGTCCGAACCGCGGAAGGTGCGGGCGCTGTCCCAGGCGGTGGCAACCATCTCGGCGAGCGACAGGCCGCTGGCGGCGATCTGTGCCTTGACGGCGGCGACATCGTAATCGGTGCGGCCGGCCGGAACCGGGTCCTGCCAGATGAGGTCTTCCGCCGGCACGTCCGGACCGATGTAGCGCACTTTCGGACCCATGTCGCGGTGGGTCAGCTTGAACCAGGCGCGGGCAAAGGTTTCCGAGAAGTAGTCCTGATCGTCGCGGAAGCGCTCGGCGATCTTGCGGTATTCCGGGTCGAACTTGAGCGCCATGTCGGCGTCGGTCATCATCGGCATGCAGCGGATCGAGGCGTCTTCGACGTCGACCGGCTTGTCTTCCTCGCTGATGTTGATCGGTGCCCACTGGTGCGCGCCGGCCGGCGACTTGGTCAGCCACCAGTCGTACTTGAAGAGCAGCTCGAAGTAGCCGTTGTCCCATTGCGTCGGATGCGTCGTCCAGGCACCTTCGATGCCGCTGGTCACGGTGTCGCGGCCGATGCCGCGGCTCGTGTGATTGTTCCAGCCGAGGCCCTGTTCATTGACGTCGGCGGCTTCCGGCGCGGCGCCGAGATTGGCCGCGCTGCCGTTGCCGTGCGCCTTGCCGACGGTGTGGCCACCGGCCGTGAGGGCGACGGTTTCTTCGTCGTTCATCGCCATGCGGGCAAAGGTGATGCGCATGTCCTGCGCCGTCTTGAGCGGGTCGGGCTTGCCGTCCACGCCCTCCGGATTGACGTAAATGAGGCCCATCATCACGGCAGCGAGCGGGTTTTCCAGATCGCGTTCGCCGGAGTAGCGGCTGCCGGTGGCGCCGGTCGGGGCCAGCCATTCCTTCTCGGAACCCCAGTAGATGTCCTTTTCCGGTTGCCAGATGTCTTCGCGGCCGAAGGCGAAGCCGAAGGTCTTGAGGCCCATCGACTCGTAAGCCATGTTGCCGGCGAGGATCATCAGGTCGGCCCAGCTGATCTTGTTGCCGTATTTTTTCTTGATCGGCCAGAGCAGGCGGCGTGCCTTGTCGAGATTGGCGTTGTCCGGCCACGAGTTGAGCGGCGCGAAGCGCTGGTTGCCCTTGCCGGCGCCACCACGGCCGTCGGCGATGCGGTAGGTGCCGGCCGAGTGCCAGGCCATGCGGATCATCAGGCCGCCGTAGTGGCCCCAGTCGGCCGGCCACCAGTCCTGGCTGTCGGTCATCAGCGCCTTGAGGTCGTTCTTGAGTGCGTCGACGTCGAGCTTCTTCACTTCTTCGCGGTAGTTGAAGGATGCGCCGAGCGGATTGGTCTTGCTGTCGTGCTGGTGCAGGATGTCGAGATTGAGGGCCTTCGGCCACCATGCCATGTTCGAGACGCCGGCCGAGGTGGCGCCGCCGTGCATGACCGGGCATTTGCCGGCGGAACTTGCGTTTTTCTGATCCATTTTTCTACTCTCCTGAGTATGTGGCGTTAATAGAGGCAACACGGTCATCTTAGAAAAGGCGGGGTCTTTTATCTAATTGATTGGTCGGATTTGATTGATAGGGATCGGCTATTGGTGTTCCTGTCGCCGGAGATTTGCTGCGGGGTGATGCGCTGCTGGCGCTGCGGGGAGGTGGGGTTGGGTCGGCTGCTTGTGACAGGCGAGGGCCGGTCGTCCGGGCGATCAATCTAGCATAAATAGATGCCGGGTATTCCGGGGTGTGCATGGCGGGCTGGCGCCGGGCACGTTGGGCGGAGTCGGTCGGTCGCGCCATGGAGATTCTCGCCGTTTGCGGCAACAACTTACAATGCCGCCATGACCGCAAACAAGTCTCCCACGCCTTATCTGACCGGTTATCCGGCCGACCTGGTGGCGCAGGTGCGGACGCTGATCGAAAACGATCAGCTGGCCGGCATCCTGCTCAAGAAGTATCCGCAGCCGCATGCGGTGCGTACCGACCGGGCGCTTTACGATTACGTGCTGGACCTGAAGAACACCTATCTGCGCAACGCCGGGCAGATCAGCAAGGTGGCTTTCGACAGCAAGCTGCATGTGATCCGCAATGCGCTCGGCACGCACACCAGCATTGCGCGGGTGCAGGGCACCAAGCTCAAGGCCAAGCGCGAAATCCACGTATCGACGCTGTTTCGCGAGGTGCCTGAGGATTTCCTGCGCATGATCGTCGTGCATGAACTGGCGCACACCAAGGAGCGGGCGCACGACAAGGCTTTCTACCAGTTATGCCGGCACATGGCGCCGGATTACTTCCAGCTCGAGTTCGACCTGCGCACCTACCTTTGCCATCTCGATGCCGGCGGGCGGGCGTTGTGGCCGGCTACGCCCGACAGTCAGGTGCCGGATGCCTAGGCTGCGGCGGATAGACTGCCGGATTTCGTGTTGGCCGGCCGTTGCCGCTTGATGCTCAGAGTGCCGCTACGGGTTGGCTGGGGCAACATCGCGAGTTGCTTGCGATCGGGACGTTGCAGCCAGTCGAGTAGTTCGCCGAGCTGTTTTTCCGATCCGAAGGCAATCTGCAGCAGATATTGCACAGACTTCGGGATGTCGCGCCCGGCCTCATAGTGCGATCCGCCGGACTGGGTGACTGATACGCGCGCCCAGAATTCATGCTGGCTCATGCCCAGTAGTTTCCTGAGCTGGCGCGCTTGTTCGCCGGTCTTGAAAACAAGTTTAGGTTGTCTGATTGTCATTCCTGCCTCTCCTCACGGTTTTCGGGCTTGGCTTGGCTAGTGGTCGGGATATCAACCATCAGGCGAAATCATAGCGCAAATAAACGATTAAATTGATACTAAATTATCAATTTAATCGTTTATGTGTGAGGGGTGGGCAGGCTCGCTCTGCGCAATCGTATGGTTGCGGACAAAAAAATGGCGCGGATTACGCTCCGCGCCATCTTGGTTTTTGTGCTTTTCCAGCGGTCGACCGCTAAAAAAGCACGATTTCTACAGCGTACGTACCTTGACCGTCTTGCCCTTGACCTTGCCGGCCGAGAGTTTGCGCACGGCGTCGCGGGCGATGTCGCGATTGACGGCGACGTAGCTGCTCTGGTCGGTGACGGTGATCTTGCCGATCTGTTCGCGGGTGAAGCCGGCTTCGCCGGTCAGCGCGCCGAGAATGTCGCCGGGGCGGATCTTTTCCTTGCGCCCGCCGAGGATCTGGAGCGTGGACATCGGCGGCACCAGCGGCGAGGTATCGTCGTTCTTGAGGTCGCTCAGGCTATCGACTTCGAGCGGGCAGTTCATCGCCTGGGCAATCGCGGTGATGCGCCGGCGGTCGCTGTTGCTGCACAGGCTGAGCGCCCAGCCGTCCTGCTCGGCACGGCCGGTACGGCCGATGCGGTGGATGTGGATTTCCGGATCGGGCGTCACGTCGACGTTGATCACCGCTTCCAGATTGGCGATGTCGAGGCCGCGCGCCGCGACGTCGGTGGCGACGAGCACGGAGACGCTGCGGTTGGCGAACTGGATCAGCACCTGGTCGCGCTCGCGCTGTTCGAGGTCGCCGTTCAGGGTTAGCGCCTGGATGCCTTCGTGGCGCAGCACGTTGAGCAGGTCGCGGCATTGCTGCTTGGTGTTGCAGAAGGCAAGCGTGCTGACCGGGCGGTAATGCTTGAGCAGCATCGCGACGGCCTGCAGGCGCTCTTCGTTCTTGACCTCGTAGAAGCGCTGGCGGATCTTGGTTTCGGCGTGCTGTTCAAGGAGCTTCACTTCCTTGGGCTGGCGCAGGAACTGTTTGGCGAGCTGGGCAATGCCTTCCGGATAGGTCGCCGAGAAGAGCAGGGTCTGGCGCTCGGCCGGCAGGCGCTTGACGACGTAGGCGATGTCGTCGTGGAAGCCCATGTCGAGCATGCGGTCGGCTTCGTCGAGAACCAGGGTGTTGAGTTCTTCAAGACGGATGCTGCCGCGTTGCATGTGGTCCATGATGCGGCCGGGCGTGCCGACCACGATATGGACGCCGTTTTCCAGGCTGGTGATCTGGTTGCGCATGGCCGAGCCGCCGCACAGCGGCAGGACCTTGATGTTTTCTTCAAAGCGCGCCAGACGGCGGATTTCCTGCGTTACCTGGTCGGCCAGCTCGCGCGTCGGGCAGAGCACCAGTGCCTGGATGGCAAAGCGCTTCGGGTTCAGGTTGTTGAGCAGGGCGAGGCCGAAGGCGGCGGTCTTGCCGCTGCCGGTCTTGGCTTGCGCGATCAGGTCGTTGCCGGCCAGCGCGAGCGGCAGGCTGGCCGCCTGGATCGGCGTCATGCTGTGGTATTCGAGCTGCTGCAGGGTCGCCTGCATGGCGGCCGGCAAAGGCAGCTCGGCGAAGGACGGGCTGGCGGTTTCGGTGATTTCGCTCATCTCAGTCCTTGCGGCGACGCGCCGGCATCGGCTTGCGCTGGCGCTGGCCGGGGCGTTGTGCCGACTTGTCTTCCGGTTTCGGCTTCGGCACCAGCAGGTTCTTGACCGGGCTGGCCGCGGCGGCGCGGTGTGCGGTGATGGCGGCGTTGACGGCGGCTTCCTCAACCGTGACGACCGGGTGTTCGCCCTTGCTGGCGTACATCGAGAGCTTGTCGCGGATGATGAACAGGCGTTCGGCGGTATCGGCCTTTTTCGGCAGCTTGTTGACGATTTCCTGGGCGTCCGGCGTCAGCGCATAGCCTTCGCCAGCCTGCACCAGCAGGCCGTTGGCGGCGAGGCGGGTGAAGGCTTCGGCGAGCTTGGGCGCGGCCGGGACATTGCCCTGCAACAGGTCGATGGCGGCGACGATGTCGAGCAGTTCGGCAGGTTTGCGCTTGGCGCCGAGCATTGCGGCGAGCAGGAGGAGGACGTCTACATCATGAATGGCTTGCATCTTTGACCTTTGAAATTCGGTGAAATGGGTGCCGGGCGGGTGCGGGCACCAAACATCCGCGCGCAGGGAGGCGCGGATGGAAAGCAGTGCTTTTCGGTGAGGGTGAGAGTGTAAGGGCTGGCACCCCAAAATAACGAGTGCTTTCAGGCCTTAAACCGGGAGAGAATGCAACTATGAAGCCAAACGCCACAGATATAGCCGCGCCGTACGACTGTGACAGCGCTTTTCCCGAGGCCCAACCCGCTGCCGATATTCCGGAATATCTCGGCCAGCATTACTGGTGGGCCTACCTGCATCCAGGCGCCGTGCGCTTCTTCGAGCGCGAATGGCTGGTCAACCTGATCCTGTGGGGCAATTTTCGTCGCCTGCGCGATGCGGCCCTGGCCGAACTGGGGCCGAGCATCAAGGGTCGCTGCCTGCAGATCGCCTGCGTCTATGGCGATTTCAGCCAGCGCATCGCGGCCCGCCTCGCACCCGAGGCCCGGCTCGACATCATCGACGTGGCGCCGGTCCAGATTGCCAACCTGCGCAACAAGCTGGCGCCCGATCCGCGCATCCACCTCGGGCAGCAGGACGCGAGCGCCCTGCGTTTTGCCGACGCGAGTTTCGATTCGACACTGCTCTTCTTCCTGCTCCACGAGCAGCCGGCCGCCGTGCGTGCCGCGACGCTGGCCGAAGCCATGCGCGTCACCAAACCGGGCGGGCAGATCGTCATTGTCGATTACCACAAGCCGCGCGCCAGCAATCCGCTGCGCTACGTCATGCATCTGGTGCTGAAAACCCTGGAGCCCTTTGCGCTCGACCTGTGGCGGCACGAGATCGCCAGCTGGCTGCCGGCTGGTGTGGCGCCGGCGTCGATCAAGAAAAGCACTTCGTTCGGCGAGCTCTACCAGAAGATCGTCATCCGGCGCTAGAAAACGGGTTTTTTGCGGCGTCGACCGCTCAGGCCCAGGCCGTGAAGCTCTTTTGCTGCGCCGTTTCGCTGCTGCCGTAGTAGCGCTCGATCTGGCGCTGGCGTGCCGCGCCGGATTCGTCTTTACCTTCGTCCGGTTGCTCGCGGGCCAGTTCAAGTTGAGCTTCCTGTGCCATCTGGCTGGCCTGGGCGGCGACTGCCAGGTCCTGTCCGGAAGGATCGGCCGGGGCCAGTGCCGCAGCGCGGATGGTCCGGGCGCGGCTGATGGTTTCTTCCGGCGTCCGGCCGGGCGAGGTATCGATGCTGACTTCGCCACCGACTGCATAGCTGACGCCGTCCGGACCCTTCTGATAAGTGAAGCTGGCCGCCGATACGGCGAGCCCGCCGGCCGCGGCCAGATGCGCCTGCTCATGGCGGCGGACCTGCTGGTCGCGGGCCTTGAGTTTGGCGATCAACGCGGCG
The DNA window shown above is from Quatrionicoccus australiensis and carries:
- a CDS encoding OsmC domain/YcaO domain-containing protein, which codes for MEIKVNFLDKLRLEAKFDDFTVIADQPIRYKGDGSAPGPFDYFLASSALCAAYFVKLYCDTRNIPTEHIRLSQNNIVDPENRYQQIFKIQVELPADISAKDRQGILRSIERCTVKKVVQTGPEFVIEEVENLDADAQALLTLNPDSEASTYIAGKDLPLEQTIANMSGILAGLGMKIEIASWRNLVPNVWSLHIRDAHSPMCFTNGKGATKESALASALGEFIERANCNHFYNDNYWGPEIANAAFVHYPSERWFKPGKKDALPKGLLDDYCLEIYNPDGELRGSHLYDTNSGNTERGICALPYVRQSDGETVYFPTNLIDNLFLSNGMSAGNTLAEAQVQCLSEIFERAVKREILEGEIALPDVPAEVLAKYPGIVAGIAELENQGFPVLVKDASLGGEFPVMCVTLMNPRTGGVFASFGAHPSLEVALERSLTELLQGRSFEGLNDLPRPTFESNAVTEPNNFVEHFIDSSGVVSWRFFSAKADYEFVEWDFSGEGENSNADEAATLFGILEDLGKEVYMAVYDQLGATACRILVPGYSEIYPVDDLIWDNTNKALAFRADILNLHRLDDAALEALLERLEESELDDYTDIITLIGVEFDENTDWGQLTILELKLLINLALQDFAAAKEQVEAYLQYNENTVERGLFYQALNVVLEVLLDDELELDDYVVNFRRMFGNPRMDAVLGSVDGSVRFHGLTPTSLQLEGLDRHQRLIDSYRKLHTARGRAA
- the katG gene encoding catalase/peroxidase HPI, with protein sequence MDQKNASSAGKCPVMHGGATSAGVSNMAWWPKALNLDILHQHDSKTNPLGASFNYREEVKKLDVDALKNDLKALMTDSQDWWPADWGHYGGLMIRMAWHSAGTYRIADGRGGAGKGNQRFAPLNSWPDNANLDKARRLLWPIKKKYGNKISWADLMILAGNMAYESMGLKTFGFAFGREDIWQPEKDIYWGSEKEWLAPTGATGSRYSGERDLENPLAAVMMGLIYVNPEGVDGKPDPLKTAQDMRITFARMAMNDEETVALTAGGHTVGKAHGNGSAANLGAAPEAADVNEQGLGWNNHTSRGIGRDTVTSGIEGAWTTHPTQWDNGYFELLFKYDWWLTKSPAGAHQWAPINISEEDKPVDVEDASIRCMPMMTDADMALKFDPEYRKIAERFRDDQDYFSETFARAWFKLTHRDMGPKVRYIGPDVPAEDLIWQDPVPAGRTDYDVAAVKAQIAASGLSLAEMVATAWDSARTFRGSDKRGGANGARIRLAPQKDWEGNEPARLAKVLAVYEQISAKTGASVADVIVLAGNVGIEQAARAAGYAVDVPFAAGRGDATPEMTDVESFAVLEPLADGFRNWQKKDYVVSAEEMLLDRAQLMGLNAHEMTVLIGGLRVLGTNHGGSAHGVFTDRVGVLSNDFFVNLTDMAYTWKPTGRNSYAIVDRKSGATRWTATRADLVFGSNSVLRAYAEVYAQDDNREKFVQDFVAAWTKVMNADRFDLA
- a CDS encoding M48 metallopeptidase family protein, with product MTANKSPTPYLTGYPADLVAQVRTLIENDQLAGILLKKYPQPHAVRTDRALYDYVLDLKNTYLRNAGQISKVAFDSKLHVIRNALGTHTSIARVQGTKLKAKREIHVSTLFREVPEDFLRMIVVHELAHTKERAHDKAFYQLCRHMAPDYFQLEFDLRTYLCHLDAGGRALWPATPDSQVPDA
- a CDS encoding helix-turn-helix domain-containing protein, translating into MTIRQPKLVFKTGEQARQLRKLLGMSQHEFWARVSVTQSGGSHYEAGRDIPKSVQYLLQIAFGSEKQLGELLDWLQRPDRKQLAMLPQPTRSGTLSIKRQRPANTKSGSLSAAA
- the dbpA gene encoding ATP-dependent RNA helicase DbpA, giving the protein MSEITETASPSFAELPLPAAMQATLQQLEYHSMTPIQAASLPLALAGNDLIAQAKTGSGKTAAFGLALLNNLNPKRFAIQALVLCPTRELADQVTQEIRRLARFEENIKVLPLCGGSAMRNQITSLENGVHIVVGTPGRIMDHMQRGSIRLEELNTLVLDEADRMLDMGFHDDIAYVVKRLPAERQTLLFSATYPEGIAQLAKQFLRQPKEVKLLEQHAETKIRQRFYEVKNEERLQAVAMLLKHYRPVSTLAFCNTKQQCRDLLNVLRHEGIQALTLNGDLEQRERDQVLIQFANRSVSVLVATDVAARGLDIANLEAVINVDVTPDPEIHIHRIGRTGRAEQDGWALSLCSNSDRRRITAIAQAMNCPLEVDSLSDLKNDDTSPLVPPMSTLQILGGRKEKIRPGDILGALTGEAGFTREQIGKITVTDQSSYVAVNRDIARDAVRKLSAGKVKGKTVKVRTL
- the rquA gene encoding rhodoquinone biosynthesis methyltransferase RquA; amino-acid sequence: MKPNATDIAAPYDCDSAFPEAQPAADIPEYLGQHYWWAYLHPGAVRFFEREWLVNLILWGNFRRLRDAALAELGPSIKGRCLQIACVYGDFSQRIAARLAPEARLDIIDVAPVQIANLRNKLAPDPRIHLGQQDASALRFADASFDSTLLFFLLHEQPAAVRAATLAEAMRVTKPGGQIVIVDYHKPRASNPLRYVMHLVLKTLEPFALDLWRHEIASWLPAGVAPASIKKSTSFGELYQKIVIRR
- a CDS encoding putative metalloprotease CJM1_0395 family protein, with the translated sequence MNISGLRFNSPSYAASTAGPAANGGSATPKAAAGQAGSASDTSGNKADAALIAKLKARDQQVRRHEQAHLAAAGGLAVSAASFTYQKGPDGVSYAVGGEVSIDTSPGRTPEETISRARTIRAAALAPADPSGQDLAVAAQASQMAQEAQLELAREQPDEGKDESGAARQRQIERYYGSSETAQQKSFTAWA